Part of the Propionimicrobium sp. PCR01-08-3 genome, GTTCAGTTAGTCAACTCAGGGGCTTTGGATCCCTATGAACTCGTCCTTAAGATGCACACGAAGAAGAGCCCGTGGCGGGAAGCGCACACTGAGCTTGCCGGAAGCGGGGCCACTTGGAACGACCAGTTCCTTGATGGCCTAGTGGGTACTGCGCAGCGGCCGATCGACATACTGAATGCCTTCGCAGCTGATTCTTCCATTGGTCTCGTTACCGCTGATGAGAGCATCGTGGGTTCCGAGTTCTGGGGTGGAGACCAGCGCATATCCGAGGAGTTGCTCAGACGGTTAGAGATGTCATTGGACCATGACCGCCTGCGGTTCGCCTCGGGCTCAATGTATTGGATTCGCGGGTTTCTATTGCAGGGCCTTCGGGCAATGAATTTGCAGCGCGCTGATTTCGATGAGGAATCAGGGCAAGTTGATGGCACGACTGCTCACGCTTTGGAGCGGATTATAGGTATCCTGACCGAGGAGGCAGGGCTGTCTTTGGCCGAGATTAGCGACCTGGCAGTACTTTCAGTCGATTCGTCCTATGATACAGAAGGTTATCTCCGTTTCGGGCGCGAAGCGCCACGATCTGCTCGTGCCCAGATTGTCCCATTTTATCTTCCGCAGTTTCATGATTCCCCACAGAACAACCGTTGGTGGGGTGACGGATTTACGGAATGGACGAATGTGACGAGTGCGATACCCGGATATCGCGGTCATTATCAGCCGAAGATTCCGACGGACCTTGGCTTCTATGATCTCGCTCTTGACTCTGTTCGCCAGAAGCAGGCCGATCTGGCGAAGGCGCACGGGATTGCCGGGTTTATGTACTACTACTACTGGTTCTCAGGCGAAAGATTGCTTAACCTTCCCATCGAGAAGATGCGTGCTTCTGATGTCGATATGCCGTATTCGATCATGTGGGCCAATGAGAATTGGACTCGACGCTGGGACGGACGATCGCAAGATATTTTGATCGGCCAAGATTATTCTAGGATCCCTGCCGAGGATTTTATTGACGATATCATGGAGTTCTTATCGGATCCCCGTTATATGAGGGTCGATGGCAAGGCACTGATCTCTGTCTACCGTCCGGGACAGATGAAGAACTTTCCCGATGTGGTTTCTACATGGCGGAAGCGAGCTCGCGAGGCAGGAGTAGGCGAGCTATTTGTCCTTGCAGTTGCGGTTGCCGACGAATTCG contains:
- a CDS encoding glycoside hydrolase family 99-like domain-containing protein, with product MSKIVPAGLERRVKHKLAKGRSALANYLVSGSVRGFQVKHCADFSNFVFRQGGRQDSGFPDRWRVDDQFIIDEPARLAVVIHCFYEDLLPELFSCLHNIPIDFDLFLTNASGKQIEIPTDLERMGHAVVVDVENRGRDIFPLVQLVNSGALDPYELVLKMHTKKSPWREAHTELAGSGATWNDQFLDGLVGTAQRPIDILNAFAADSSIGLVTADESIVGSEFWGGDQRISEELLRRLEMSLDHDRLRFASGSMYWIRGFLLQGLRAMNLQRADFDEESGQVDGTTAHALERIIGILTEEAGLSLAEISDLAVLSVDSSYDTEGYLRFGREAPRSARAQIVPFYLPQFHDSPQNNRWWGDGFTEWTNVTSAIPGYRGHYQPKIPTDLGFYDLALDSVRQKQADLAKAHGIAGFMYYYYWFSGERLLNLPIEKMRASDVDMPYSIMWANENWTRRWDGRSQDILIGQDYSRIPAEDFIDDIMEFLSDPRYMRVDGKALISVYRPGQMKNFPDVVSTWRKRAREAGVGELFVLAVAVADEFDGVGADVTSLGLDGTLQFPPHNLPWVAGPATDVGLDQRWRGNFMSYPATVDASLAMTGELSNQNYPGAMVTFDNTARRQWKADTWYGSNPYTFHRWVMGLISAVLPREPKDRLVFINAWNEWAEGAILEPTTRFGRTYLLAIRDAVWC